The proteins below are encoded in one region of Streptomyces marianii:
- a CDS encoding UDP-N-acetylmuramoyl-L-alanyl-D-glutamate--2,6-diaminopimelate ligase has protein sequence MRTITPDPGNRRPGSASPRPAGSPSPGAPSPRRGPSFSAGPGAAGTLTAVPQADQYRTAPPRPAEVRPIGLADLAARLGVETPGSGAVTGITHDSRAVRPGDVYAALPGARLHGADYVAQARDLGAAAILTDPTGADRAAATGLPVLVTENPRGRMGELAAEIYGRPGAALLQIGITGTSGKTTTAYLVEGGLRGAGRSTGLIGTVEMRIDEERIKSERTTPEATDLQALFAVMRERGVDSVAMEVSSHALVLGRVDGCVFDVAVFNNLSPEHMEFHSGMEDYFQAKAQLFTPARARRGVVNLDDEYGQRLVTESSIPVVTFSAEGHPDADWRADDVEVGPLGSTFTVIGPQDERVRARAPLPGPFNVANTLAAIVTLAVAGIDPQTAADGVAAVPGVPGRLERVDAGQPYLAVVDYAHKTDAVESVLRSLRKVTEGRLHIVLGCGGDRDRTKRGPMGAAAARYADTAVLTSDNPRSEDPLAILAAMLAGAAEVPAHERGDVLVEADRAAAIAAAVARAAPGDTVLIAGKGHEQGQDVAGVVRPFDDRQVLREAIEHSNKNSEG, from the coding sequence GTGAGAACCATCACGCCGGACCCCGGGAACCGCCGCCCGGGGTCCGCCTCGCCCCGGCCCGCCGGGAGCCCGTCCCCGGGTGCCCCCAGCCCCCGGCGGGGGCCCTCATTTAGCGCCGGTCCCGGTGCTGCCGGTACGCTCACCGCCGTGCCACAAGCTGATCAGTACCGAACCGCCCCTCCCCGTCCGGCCGAGGTCCGCCCGATCGGCCTCGCAGATCTGGCCGCCCGGCTGGGGGTCGAAACCCCGGGCTCCGGCGCGGTCACCGGCATCACGCACGACTCCCGCGCGGTGCGCCCCGGGGACGTGTACGCCGCTCTGCCCGGTGCCCGGCTGCACGGCGCCGACTACGTTGCCCAGGCCAGGGATCTCGGCGCGGCCGCGATCCTCACCGACCCGACGGGCGCCGACCGCGCCGCCGCGACCGGACTGCCCGTCCTGGTCACCGAGAACCCGCGCGGCAGAATGGGCGAGCTCGCCGCCGAGATCTACGGACGCCCCGGTGCGGCGCTGCTGCAGATCGGCATCACCGGGACCTCCGGCAAGACCACCACGGCATACCTCGTGGAGGGCGGTCTACGCGGCGCCGGCCGCAGCACCGGCCTGATCGGCACGGTCGAGATGCGCATCGACGAGGAGCGCATCAAATCGGAGCGCACCACCCCCGAAGCCACCGATCTGCAGGCCCTGTTCGCCGTGATGCGGGAACGCGGCGTCGATTCGGTCGCCATGGAGGTCTCCAGCCACGCCCTGGTGCTCGGCCGGGTCGACGGCTGCGTCTTCGACGTCGCAGTCTTCAACAACCTCTCGCCGGAGCACATGGAGTTCCACTCCGGCATGGAGGACTACTTCCAGGCCAAGGCCCAGCTGTTCACCCCGGCCCGCGCCCGGCGGGGCGTCGTCAACCTCGACGACGAGTACGGCCAGCGCCTGGTGACGGAGTCCTCGATCCCCGTCGTCACGTTCTCCGCCGAGGGCCACCCCGACGCCGACTGGCGCGCGGACGACGTCGAAGTGGGCCCGCTGGGTTCCACGTTCACCGTCATCGGCCCGCAGGACGAGCGGGTGCGCGCCCGGGCACCACTGCCGGGCCCCTTCAACGTCGCCAACACGCTCGCCGCGATCGTCACCCTCGCCGTCGCCGGCATCGACCCGCAGACCGCGGCCGACGGTGTCGCCGCGGTACCGGGCGTCCCCGGCCGGCTGGAGCGCGTGGACGCCGGCCAGCCCTATCTCGCGGTGGTCGACTACGCCCACAAGACCGACGCGGTCGAATCGGTCCTGCGCTCCCTGCGCAAGGTCACCGAGGGCAGGCTGCACATCGTGCTCGGCTGCGGCGGCGACCGCGACCGGACCAAGCGCGGCCCGATGGGCGCCGCCGCGGCCCGCTACGCCGACACCGCCGTCCTCACCTCGGACAACCCCCGCTCCGAGGATCCCCTCGCGATCCTCGCCGCGATGCTCGCGGGCGCCGCCGAGGTGCCCGCCCACGAGCGCGGCGACGTCCTCGTGGAAGCGGACCGGGCCGCCGCCATCGCCGCGGCCGTCGCCCGCGCCGCGCCCGGCGACACCGTGCTGATCGCGGGCAAGGGACACGAGCAGGGGCAGGACGTCGCCGGGGTGGTCCGCCCCTTCGACGACCGGCAGGTGCTTCGCGAGGCGATCGAGCACAGCAACAAGAACAGTGAGGGATGA
- a CDS encoding UDP-N-acetylmuramoyl-tripeptide--D-alanyl-D-alanine ligase produces the protein MIALSLAEIARIVDGRPCDIPDPSVRVTGPVVRDSREVVPGSLFVAFAGVRVDGHDYAADVVAAGAAAVLASRPVGVPAIVVDDVRKALGALARAVVERLGATVVALTGSAGKTSTKDLIAQVLRRLAPTVWTPGSLNNEIGLPLTALSATDETRFLVLEMGARGIGHIRYLTELTPPRIGVVLNVGSAHIGEFGGREQIAEAKGELVETLPTAAEGGVAVLNADDPLVRAMSARTEARVVLFGESDEADVRAENVRLMPGGQPAFLLRTPSGCSDVTLRLYGEHHVSNALAAAAVAHELGMSVDEIATALSEAGTLSRWRMEVTERPDGVTVVNDAYNANPESMRAALRALAAMGAAAQAAGGRTWAVLGPMAELGGEALTEHDAVGRLAVRLNVSKLVAVGGREASWLQLGAYNEGSWGEESVHVSDAQAAVDLLRRELRPGDVVLVKASRSAGLERIAEALLADTGSTEGQVAGR, from the coding sequence GTGATCGCCCTCTCCCTCGCCGAGATCGCCCGGATCGTCGACGGGCGGCCGTGCGACATACCGGATCCGTCCGTGCGCGTCACCGGGCCCGTCGTCCGGGACTCCCGTGAGGTGGTGCCCGGCAGCCTGTTCGTCGCCTTCGCCGGCGTCCGCGTCGACGGCCACGACTACGCCGCGGACGTGGTAGCCGCGGGCGCGGCCGCCGTGCTGGCCTCGCGTCCCGTCGGTGTCCCCGCGATCGTCGTGGACGACGTCCGGAAGGCCCTCGGGGCACTGGCCCGCGCCGTCGTGGAACGCCTCGGCGCCACCGTCGTGGCGCTCACCGGCTCCGCCGGCAAGACGAGCACCAAGGACCTCATCGCCCAGGTGCTGCGCCGGTTGGCGCCGACCGTCTGGACCCCAGGCTCCCTCAACAACGAGATCGGGCTGCCGCTGACCGCGCTCAGCGCCACCGACGAAACCCGGTTCCTGGTCCTGGAGATGGGTGCCCGCGGCATCGGCCACATCCGCTACCTCACCGAACTCACCCCGCCCCGCATCGGCGTCGTGCTGAACGTGGGCAGCGCCCACATCGGGGAGTTCGGCGGCCGTGAGCAGATCGCCGAGGCCAAGGGCGAACTGGTCGAGACGCTGCCCACCGCGGCCGAGGGCGGAGTTGCCGTCCTCAACGCCGACGACCCCCTGGTACGCGCGATGTCCGCCCGTACCGAGGCGCGCGTCGTGCTGTTCGGGGAGTCGGACGAAGCGGACGTACGCGCCGAGAACGTCCGGCTCATGCCGGGCGGACAGCCCGCATTCCTCCTTCGCACACCCTCCGGGTGCAGCGACGTGACCTTGCGGCTGTACGGTGAGCACCACGTGTCGAACGCGCTCGCCGCGGCCGCCGTCGCCCATGAGCTGGGCATGTCCGTCGACGAGATCGCCACCGCGCTCTCGGAGGCGGGCACCCTCTCCCGCTGGCGTATGGAGGTCACCGAGCGTCCGGACGGTGTGACGGTCGTCAACGACGCCTACAACGCGAACCCCGAGTCCATGCGAGCCGCACTGCGCGCGCTCGCCGCCATGGGCGCGGCCGCCCAGGCCGCCGGGGGGCGCACGTGGGCGGTGCTCGGTCCGATGGCCGAGCTCGGCGGCGAGGCGCTGACGGAGCACGACGCGGTCGGACGGCTCGCCGTCCGGCTCAACGTCAGCAAGCTCGTCGCCGTCGGGGGCAGGGAAGCGTCCTGGCTGCAGCTGGGCGCATATAACGAGGGTTCGTGGGGTGAGGAGTCGGTGCACGTGTCCGACGCGCAGGCGGCGGTCGACCTGTTGCGCAGAGAGCTGCGCCCGGGAGACGTCGTGCTGGTGAAGGCTTCCAGGTCGGCCGGGCTCGAGCGGATCGCCGAGGCGCTGCTCGCCGACACCGGTTCGACCGAGGGGCAGGTCGCCGGCCGATGA
- the mraY gene encoding phospho-N-acetylmuramoyl-pentapeptide-transferase: MRQILFAGAIGLFLTLIGTPLLIKLLARKGYGQFIRDDGPRSHGSKKGTPTMGGIAFILATLIAYALTKVITGEDPTIPGLLVLFLMAGMGLVGFLDDYIKIVKQRSLGLRAKAKMAGQLIVGIAFAVLALQFPDNRGNTPASTKLSFVTDFGWTIGPVLFVVWALFMILAMSNGVNLTDGLDGLATGASVMVFGAYTFIGLWQFQESCANAMTLTNPAACFEVRDPLDLAVVAAALMGACFGFLWWNTSPAKIFMGDTGSLALGGALAGLAICSRTELLLALLGGLFVLITLSVIIQVGSFRLTGKRVFRMAPLQHHFELKGWSEVLVVVRFWIIQGMCVIVGLGIFYAGWAADK, encoded by the coding sequence ATGAGGCAGATCCTCTTCGCGGGAGCCATCGGGCTCTTCCTGACGCTCATCGGTACCCCGCTGCTGATCAAGTTGCTGGCCCGCAAGGGCTACGGCCAGTTCATCCGTGACGACGGCCCGCGCAGCCACGGCAGCAAGAAGGGCACGCCCACCATGGGCGGCATCGCCTTCATCCTGGCCACGCTGATCGCGTACGCCCTGACCAAGGTGATCACCGGCGAGGACCCGACCATCCCGGGTCTGCTGGTGCTGTTCCTGATGGCGGGCATGGGACTGGTCGGCTTCCTCGACGACTACATCAAGATCGTCAAGCAGCGGTCCCTGGGCCTGCGGGCCAAGGCGAAGATGGCCGGCCAGCTGATCGTCGGCATCGCCTTCGCGGTGCTGGCGCTGCAGTTCCCGGACAACCGCGGCAACACGCCGGCCTCCACCAAGCTGTCGTTCGTCACCGACTTCGGCTGGACGATCGGTCCGGTGCTGTTCGTGGTCTGGGCGCTGTTCATGATCCTCGCGATGTCGAACGGCGTGAACCTCACCGACGGCCTGGACGGCCTGGCCACCGGCGCCTCCGTGATGGTCTTCGGCGCGTACACCTTCATCGGCCTCTGGCAGTTCCAGGAGTCCTGCGCCAACGCGATGACCCTGACCAACCCCGCCGCCTGCTTCGAGGTGCGGGACCCCCTCGACCTCGCGGTCGTGGCCGCGGCGCTGATGGGAGCCTGCTTCGGCTTCCTGTGGTGGAACACCTCGCCGGCGAAGATCTTCATGGGTGACACCGGCTCCCTGGCCCTCGGCGGCGCGCTCGCCGGTCTGGCGATCTGTTCGCGCACGGAGCTGCTCCTGGCGCTCCTCGGCGGCCTCTTCGTCCTGATCACCCTGTCCGTGATCATCCAGGTCGGTTCCTTCCGGCTCACCGGGAAGCGCGTCTTCCGGATGGCCCCGCTGCAGCACCACTTCGAGCTCAAGGGCTGGTCCGAAGTCCTGGTCGTGGTCCGTTTCTGGATCATTCAGGGCATGTGCGTCATTGTGGGACTGGGCATCTTCTACGCGGGCTGGGCGGCCGACAAGTGA
- the murD gene encoding UDP-N-acetylmuramoyl-L-alanine--D-glutamate ligase produces MSTQDWQGKRVTVAGLGVSGIPAARVLHGLGAVVTVVNEGDDERARAQAAELESEGVTVRLGDAATLPQGTELVVTAPGWKPDKPLFTAAAEAGVEVWGDVELAWRLRGLDGREAAPWLAVTGTNGKTTTVRMLAAILEAAGLRTAAVGNIGVSLLDAVLGDEKYDVLAVELSSYQLHWAPSLRAHSAAVLNLAPDHLDWHGSMEAYAADKGRVYEGNTVACVYNAADPATEDLVREADVVEGCRAIGFTLGTPGPSQLGVVDGILVDRAFVENRQKQAQELAQVSDVHPPAPHNIANALAAAALARAFGVEPAAVREGLRAFRPDAHRIEHVAEVDGVAYVDDSKATNTHATEASLAAYDPIVWIAGGLAKGATFDELVGKSAGRLRGAVLMGADRALIAEALARHAPEVPVVDLDRTDTGAMSAAVREAARLARPGDTVLLAPACASMDMFANYNKRGEAFADAVRTLAAERA; encoded by the coding sequence GTGAGCACGCAGGACTGGCAGGGCAAGCGCGTCACCGTCGCCGGGCTGGGCGTGAGCGGCATCCCGGCCGCCCGCGTCCTGCACGGCCTCGGTGCGGTCGTCACGGTCGTCAACGAAGGCGACGACGAGCGCGCGCGGGCCCAGGCGGCCGAGCTGGAGTCGGAGGGGGTCACCGTCCGCCTCGGCGACGCCGCCACCCTGCCGCAGGGCACCGAGCTGGTCGTCACGGCGCCCGGCTGGAAGCCCGACAAGCCCCTGTTCACGGCCGCCGCGGAGGCGGGCGTCGAGGTCTGGGGCGACGTCGAACTCGCCTGGCGGCTGCGCGGCCTGGACGGCAGGGAAGCCGCTCCCTGGCTCGCGGTCACCGGCACCAACGGCAAGACGACGACCGTGCGGATGCTCGCCGCTATCCTGGAGGCGGCCGGTCTGAGGACCGCGGCCGTCGGCAACATCGGGGTTTCCCTGCTGGACGCGGTGCTCGGCGACGAGAAGTACGACGTGCTCGCCGTCGAGCTCTCCAGCTACCAGCTCCACTGGGCCCCCTCGCTGCGCGCCCACTCCGCCGCCGTCCTCAACCTGGCGCCGGACCACCTCGACTGGCACGGCTCCATGGAGGCGTACGCCGCCGACAAGGGCCGTGTCTACGAAGGCAACACGGTCGCCTGCGTCTACAACGCCGCCGACCCCGCCACCGAGGACCTGGTGCGGGAGGCGGACGTCGTCGAGGGCTGCCGCGCCATCGGCTTCACCCTCGGTACGCCCGGACCCTCCCAACTCGGAGTCGTGGACGGCATCCTCGTCGACCGCGCCTTCGTCGAGAACCGGCAGAAGCAGGCACAGGAGCTGGCGCAGGTCTCCGACGTCCACCCGCCGGCCCCCCACAACATCGCCAACGCCCTCGCCGCAGCCGCGCTGGCCCGCGCGTTCGGCGTCGAGCCCGCGGCGGTGCGGGAGGGGCTGCGGGCCTTCCGGCCCGACGCGCACCGTATCGAGCACGTGGCCGAGGTCGACGGCGTCGCCTACGTGGACGACTCCAAGGCCACCAACACCCATGCCACGGAAGCCTCCTTGGCGGCGTACGACCCGATCGTCTGGATCGCGGGCGGCCTCGCCAAGGGCGCGACCTTCGACGAACTCGTCGGGAAGTCCGCCGGCCGGCTGCGCGGCGCGGTGCTGATGGGCGCGGACCGGGCGCTGATCGCCGAAGCCCTGGCGCGACACGCGCCCGAGGTCCCGGTGGTCGACCTCGACCGGACCGACACTGGGGCGATGTCGGCGGCGGTCCGCGAAGCGGCACGGCTCGCACGGCCCGGGGACACGGTCCTGCTGGCCCCCGCCTGCGCCTCGATGGACATGTTCGCCAACTACAACAAGCGAGGCGAGGCGTTCGCGGACGCGGTCCGCACCCTCGCCGCCGAGCGCGCCTGA
- the ftsW gene encoding putative lipid II flippase FtsW encodes MAPDGETSGSAVRAGRPADTVENGPAGHPDGAVGTDAAGSAAPLGGSLARGANASAAHPDPAAARGASAPTTHHAARGGGAAEPSGTPPARRVRALGRRLVPSPALAGLPAPALAGLPGVALRGRTARSGPRPAYGWGGGGGRTRPPRGGGLRRLYEQARRAWDRPLTAYYVILGAGLLITVLGLVMVYSASMITALKYSLPSSYFFRKQFLAAVIGAGLLLIASRMPLRLHRGLAYPILVVSACLMVLVQVPGIGQSVNGNQNWISLGGPFQLQPSEFGKLALILWGADLLARKQDKRLLTQWKHLLVPLVPVAFILLGLIMLGGDMGTAIILTAILFGLLWLAGAPTRLFVGVLSVAAVIGAVLIKTNANRMARFQCVGATDPGPDDSCWQAVHGIYALASGGWFGSGIGASVEKWGQLPEAHTDFIFAITGEELGLAGTLSVLALFAALGYAGIRVAGRTEDPFVRYAAGGVTTWITAQAVVNIGAVLGLLPIAGVPLPLFSYGGSALLPTMFAVGLLIAFAREDPAAKAALAVRPGMRWKTMRRRVKERPSGER; translated from the coding sequence ATGGCCCCGGACGGGGAGACAAGCGGCTCTGCGGTGCGCGCCGGCCGGCCCGCGGACACGGTCGAGAACGGCCCCGCAGGTCACCCGGACGGGGCCGTCGGCACGGACGCTGCCGGTTCTGCGGCGCCCCTCGGCGGGTCTCTCGCCAGGGGAGCGAACGCTTCTGCCGCGCACCCCGACCCGGCCGCCGCGCGAGGCGCGTCGGCCCCCACGACCCATCACGCCGCGCGCGGCGGCGGGGCTGCGGAGCCGTCCGGTACGCCGCCCGCCCGGCGGGTACGCGCGCTCGGCCGGCGCCTGGTGCCCTCGCCGGCCCTCGCCGGACTCCCCGCGCCGGCTCTGGCCGGACTGCCCGGAGTCGCACTGCGCGGCAGGACCGCCAGGTCCGGGCCGCGTCCGGCGTACGGCTGGGGCGGAGGCGGCGGCCGGACCCGCCCGCCCCGCGGCGGCGGACTGCGTCGGCTGTACGAGCAGGCCCGCCGGGCCTGGGACCGGCCGCTGACCGCCTACTACGTGATCCTCGGCGCCGGTCTGCTGATCACCGTGCTCGGTCTGGTGATGGTCTACTCCGCCTCGATGATCACGGCGCTGAAGTACTCGCTGCCCTCCTCGTACTTCTTCCGCAAGCAGTTCCTCGCCGCCGTGATCGGCGCCGGACTGCTTCTGATCGCCTCCCGGATGCCACTCCGGCTCCACCGGGGCCTCGCCTACCCGATCCTCGTCGTCAGCGCCTGTCTGATGGTCCTGGTGCAGGTCCCCGGGATAGGGCAGTCGGTGAACGGCAACCAGAACTGGATCTCGCTCGGCGGGCCCTTCCAGCTGCAGCCCAGTGAGTTCGGCAAGCTGGCCCTGATCCTCTGGGGCGCCGACCTGCTCGCCCGCAAGCAGGACAAACGGCTGCTCACACAGTGGAAGCACCTGCTCGTCCCGCTGGTCCCGGTGGCCTTCATACTGCTGGGGCTGATCATGCTCGGCGGCGACATGGGCACCGCCATCATCCTGACCGCGATCCTCTTCGGGCTGCTCTGGCTGGCCGGCGCCCCGACCAGGCTGTTCGTGGGCGTGCTGTCCGTCGCCGCGGTGATCGGCGCGGTCCTGATCAAGACCAACGCGAACAGGATGGCCCGCTTCCAGTGCGTCGGCGCCACCGACCCCGGCCCGGACGACAGCTGCTGGCAGGCCGTGCACGGGATCTACGCCCTGGCCTCGGGCGGCTGGTTCGGTTCGGGCATCGGGGCGAGTGTGGAAAAATGGGGTCAACTACCCGAAGCGCACACCGACTTCATCTTCGCCATCACCGGGGAGGAACTGGGCCTCGCGGGGACACTGTCGGTGCTCGCTCTCTTCGCGGCTCTAGGCTATGCGGGTATCCGCGTGGCCGGACGCACGGAGGACCCCTTCGTGAGGTACGCCGCGGGAGGCGTGACCACCTGGATCACGGCCCAGGCCGTGGTCAACATCGGTGCGGTGCTCGGGCTGCTGCCGATCGCCGGCGTCCCCCTCCCGCTGTTCTCCTACGGGGGCTCCGCCCTGCTGCCGACCATGTTCGCGGTCGGACTGCTGATCGCCTTCGCGCGGGAGGATCCCGCGGCGAAGGCGGCCCTGGCCGTGCGGCCCGGGATGAGATGGAAGACGATGAGACGGCGCGTCAAGGAACGTCCGTCCGGAGAGCGGTGA
- the murG gene encoding undecaprenyldiphospho-muramoylpentapeptide beta-N-acetylglucosaminyltransferase: MHVVLAGGGTAGHIEPALALADALRRQDPTMGITALGTERGLETRLVPERGYELALIPAVPLPRKPTPELITVPGRLRGTIKAAEQILERTKADAVVGFGGYVALPGYLAAKRLGVPIVVHEANARPGLANKIGSRYAAAVAVSTPDSKLRGARYVGIPLRRSIATLDRARVRPEARAAFGLDPNLPTLLVSGGSQGARRLNEVVQQVAPLLQRSGIQVLHAVGPKNELPHADNMPGMPPYIPVPYVDRMDLAYAAADMMLCRAGAMTVAELSAVGLPAAYVPLPIGNGEQRLNAQPVVKAGGGLLVDDAELTPEWVQGHVLPVLADPHRLYEMSRAAAEFGRRDADDLLVGMVYEAIASRR; the protein is encoded by the coding sequence GTGCATGTCGTACTCGCCGGCGGGGGGACCGCCGGCCACATCGAGCCCGCGCTCGCCCTCGCGGACGCCCTGCGGAGGCAGGATCCGACGATGGGCATCACGGCCCTCGGTACCGAGCGCGGCCTGGAGACCCGGCTCGTCCCCGAGCGGGGTTACGAGCTGGCGCTGATCCCCGCCGTGCCGCTGCCGCGCAAACCGACGCCCGAGCTGATCACCGTCCCGGGCCGGCTGCGCGGCACGATCAAGGCCGCCGAGCAGATCCTGGAGCGCACGAAGGCGGACGCCGTCGTGGGCTTCGGCGGGTATGTCGCGCTGCCCGGATACCTGGCCGCCAAGCGGCTCGGGGTGCCCATCGTCGTCCACGAGGCCAACGCCCGCCCCGGCCTGGCCAACAAGATCGGTTCGCGGTACGCCGCCGCGGTCGCCGTGTCGACGCCCGACAGCAAGCTGCGGGGCGCGCGCTACGTCGGGATCCCGCTGCGCCGCTCCATCGCCACCCTCGACCGGGCCCGTGTCCGGCCCGAGGCGCGTGCCGCCTTCGGCCTGGACCCCAATCTGCCGACACTGCTGGTCTCGGGCGGTTCGCAGGGCGCCCGCCGCCTCAACGAGGTGGTCCAGCAGGTCGCTCCGCTGCTCCAGCGCTCCGGTATCCAGGTCCTGCACGCGGTCGGGCCGAAGAACGAACTGCCGCACGCGGACAACATGCCCGGGATGCCGCCCTACATCCCGGTACCGTACGTGGACCGGATGGATCTCGCGTACGCCGCAGCCGACATGATGCTGTGCCGTGCGGGCGCCATGACGGTCGCCGAACTCTCCGCCGTGGGCCTGCCCGCCGCGTACGTACCGCTGCCGATCGGCAACGGCGAACAGCGGCTCAACGCGCAGCCCGTGGTGAAGGCCGGCGGCGGGCTGCTGGTCGACGACGCCGAGCTGACCCCCGAGTGGGTCCAGGGCCATGTGCTCCCGGTGCTCGCCGATCCGCACCGGCTGTACGAGATGTCCCGTGCCGCAGCCGAGTTCGGGCGCCGGGACGCAGACGATCTGCTTGTCGGAATGGTCTACGAGGCGATCGCCTCGCGCCGATAG
- a CDS encoding cell division protein FtsQ/DivIB — protein MAGPTTAERGTRRPNGPSSPGRLRRGPAPRRPRLPVPRFLLPLVAAAVLAGGGLWVLYGSSWVRAEQVEVSGTRVLTPREVEEAAGVPLGTPLVSVDLDGIGHRLRDRLARIDSVEVERSWPHGVVLRVTERVPVLLMRKGARFVEVDTKGVRFATVDKAPKGVPLVEMAENQSPSAARFGGRRLLEGAALVVSQLPAGIAGDLRSVQVISYDSLTLKLTRDREVMWGSSEDGEVKARTLSALMKAAPRARHFDVSAPTAPAASAS, from the coding sequence ATGGCCGGACCGACGACCGCCGAACGCGGCACCCGCAGGCCGAACGGACCGTCGTCGCCCGGCCGGCTCCGCAGGGGCCCGGCCCCGCGCCGCCCCCGGCTCCCCGTCCCCCGGTTCCTGCTCCCCCTGGTCGCCGCCGCCGTTCTCGCCGGCGGCGGCCTGTGGGTGCTGTACGGCTCCTCCTGGGTCCGGGCCGAGCAGGTGGAGGTCTCCGGCACAAGGGTCCTGACGCCCCGTGAGGTCGAGGAGGCGGCGGGTGTGCCGCTCGGAACCCCTCTGGTCTCCGTGGATCTGGACGGCATCGGGCACCGGCTCCGTGACCGGCTCGCGCGCATCGACTCGGTCGAGGTCGAACGCTCGTGGCCGCACGGAGTCGTGCTCCGGGTGACGGAGCGGGTGCCCGTTCTCCTCATGCGCAAGGGTGCCCGGTTCGTCGAAGTCGACACCAAGGGCGTCCGGTTCGCCACGGTGGACAAGGCGCCCAAAGGTGTACCGCTGGTGGAGATGGCGGAGAATCAGTCACCCAGCGCCGCGCGCTTCGGGGGCCGGCGGCTGCTGGAGGGGGCGGCACTGGTCGTCTCCCAACTCCCCGCCGGGATCGCCGGGGACCTCCGGAGCGTACAAGTCATTTCGTACGATTCCCTCACTCTCAAGTTGACGCGCGACCGTGAGGTGATGTGGGGCAGCAGCGAGGACGGCGAGGTCAAGGCCCGTACGCTCAGCGCCCTGATGAAGGCCGCTCCCCGTGCGCGGCATTTCGACGTGAGTGCCCCCACCGCCCCTGCCGCGTCGGCGAGTTGA
- the ftsZ gene encoding cell division protein FtsZ, whose protein sequence is MAAPQNYLAVIKVIGVGGGGVNAINRMIEVGLKGVEFIAINTDAQALLMSDADVKLDVGRELTRGLGAGANPAVGRKAAEDHREEIEEVLKGADMVFVTAGEGGGTGTGGAPVVANIARSLGALTIGVVTRPFTFEGRRRANQAEDGIAELREEVDTLIVIPNDRLLSISDRQVSVLDAFKSADQVLLSGVQGITDLITTPGLINLDFADVKSVMSEAGSALMGIGSARGDDRAVAAAEMAISSPLLEASIDGARGVLLSISGGSDLGLFEINEAAQLVSEAAHPEANIIFGAVIDDALGDEVRVTVIAAGFDGGQPPARRENVIGSSSAKREEPAPAARPEPARSLGGLGTVSPREEPAPAEPAPAANEASVPQAPSPQVPPARPYDSSAEELDVPDFLK, encoded by the coding sequence GTGGCAGCACCGCAGAACTACCTCGCAGTCATCAAGGTCATCGGTGTCGGCGGCGGTGGTGTCAATGCCATCAACCGAATGATCGAGGTCGGCCTCAAGGGCGTCGAGTTCATCGCGATCAACACCGACGCGCAAGCCCTGCTGATGAGCGACGCCGACGTCAAGCTCGACGTCGGCCGCGAACTCACCCGCGGGCTCGGGGCCGGAGCCAACCCGGCAGTCGGTCGCAAGGCGGCAGAGGACCACCGAGAGGAGATCGAGGAGGTCCTCAAGGGGGCCGACATGGTCTTCGTCACCGCCGGCGAAGGCGGCGGCACCGGCACCGGCGGCGCACCCGTCGTGGCCAACATCGCGCGTTCGCTCGGTGCCCTCACCATCGGTGTGGTCACCCGGCCCTTCACCTTCGAGGGCCGCCGCCGCGCCAACCAGGCGGAGGACGGCATCGCCGAGCTCCGCGAAGAGGTCGACACCCTCATCGTCATCCCGAACGACCGGCTGCTGTCCATCTCGGACCGCCAGGTCAGCGTGCTCGACGCGTTCAAGTCCGCGGACCAGGTGCTGCTGTCCGGCGTCCAGGGCATCACCGACCTCATCACCACGCCCGGTCTCATCAACCTCGACTTCGCCGACGTCAAGTCCGTCATGTCCGAGGCCGGCTCCGCCCTCATGGGCATCGGCTCGGCCCGCGGCGACGACCGAGCGGTGGCCGCGGCCGAGATGGCGATCTCCTCGCCGCTGCTGGAGGCGTCCATCGACGGCGCCCGCGGCGTACTGCTCTCGATCTCCGGTGGTTCGGACCTCGGCCTGTTCGAGATCAACGAGGCCGCTCAGCTGGTGAGCGAGGCCGCCCACCCCGAGGCCAACATCATCTTCGGCGCCGTCATCGACGACGCCCTGGGCGACGAGGTGCGGGTCACCGTCATCGCGGCCGGCTTCGACGGCGGCCAGCCCCCCGCCCGCCGCGAGAACGTGATCGGTTCCTCCTCCGCCAAGCGCGAGGAGCCCGCGCCGGCCGCCCGGCCGGAGCCGGCCCGCTCCCTCGGCGGACTCGGCACCGTATCGCCGCGCGAGGAGCCCGCCCCCGCGGAGCCGGCCCCCGCGGCGAACGAGGCCTCCGTCCCGCAGGCCCCGTCGCCGCAGGTGCCGCCGGCCCGGCCGTACGACAGCTCGGCCGAGGAACTGGACGTCCCGGACTTCCTGAAGTGA